A window of bacterium genomic DNA:
TTCAGGGACTCCAGCCCAACCCCAATATGGTTGATCCGAGCTGGAACTCGAACGAGTGGTGGCTCAGGCGCTAGGGTTAGCGGGCGAGCGCCTCCGCGACGCTCTGCCGGAGCAGGGCGCCCAGTTCGGCGATCTCCGATGGGGTCACGGTCAGGGGCGGCCCGACGAGAATCTGGTTGACGGTCGACCCAGGCAGCGCGCCGCCCGAAGGGTAGACCAGGAGCCCGTTTCGAAACGCCGCCGCGACGACGGCCTCGCCCGGCGCCGATGCGGCGGGGTGATCCGGGGGCACGGCGAATTCCACTCCCCACATCAACCCCAACCCACGGATCTCCACCACGCCGCGCAAGGGACTGAGGGTTTCCAGTTCGCGGCGCAGGATCTCGCCTTTCCGTCTCGCCGCGGCGACCAGGTCGTGCGTCTCGATATAGGTGAGGACGGCGACGGCTGTGGCCCACGCCAGCGGGTTGCCCGCGTACGTGTAGCCGTGTACGAACCGGCCGGATGTTCGAAAGATCTGCTCGCTGATCCGCTCGTGGGCGATGACGGCGCCGACGGGGACGTAGCCGGCCCCCAACCCCTTCGCGCACACGATGATGTCGGGGGCGACGTGCCAGTGATCGAGCGCAAAGTTGGCCCCGGTCCGTCCAAACCCGGTCATGACCTCGTCGGCAATGAACAAGACGTCGTGCCGGTCGCAGATCTGGCGGATGAGGGGGAAGTACTCCGGAGGGGGGACGACCGCCCCGTTGGCGGCCCCCGACACGGGCTCAGCGATGAACGCGGCCACGGTGTCCGCCCCTTCCCGGCGGATGGTGTCGTCGAGCGCGGTCGCGCATTCGATCTGACACCGGCCGTACGTAAGGCCGAACGGGCACCGCCGGCAATGGACCTCGGGAATCTGGGGGAACGGGAGCAACAGCGGATCATAAGGGGCCCTGCGCGCGGCAAACCCGGATGCCGACAGCGCCCCCAGCGTCGCCCCATGATAACTCGCCCGTTTGCTGACGACCTTGTACTTGCGGGGGCGTCCGGCGTCGACCCAATACTGCCGGGCCAGTTTGATGGCCGTTTCGGTGGCCTCGCTGCCTCCCGAGACGAAGAACACGCGCGTGAACCCTGGCGGCGCGAATCGGATCACGAGGTCGGCCGCACGCTCTTGGGCGTCGCTACTGAACGTGGAGCCGTGCGCAAAGGTCATGCGTCCCAATTGCTCCGTGATCGCCGCCACGATCTCGGGGAGACTGTGCCCGAGGTTCGAGGCGAGCGGGCCCGAGGAACCGTCGAGGTACCGCCGCCCCTCGACGTCGTAGATGGACGCGCCGGCCGCGCGCGCCGCGCGAACGCGACCGGCGGGACCGGCCCGATACAGCACGTGGCTCGAGACCACCCCGGGTTCGTCCATCGCACCCTCCCAAACGCCTGGGGGAGTTCGTGGCGATCCGGCGAACCCCTCCAGAAGCAGAGAGGACTGGATCCCGGAAACGGACAATACCGTATAGGGGGGCCAGGGAGCCTTATCTTGCCGAGAGATAGGGCTTTTTTCGCGGCCGAAGGGAGCGCAGATGCCCGGGGTTCGGGAAATCACCGATGAGATCAGGCGCAGGGTGGGCATCCTGGATGTCGTGTCCCCCCACGTCACGTTGCGCCGGTCGGGCCGGAGGTACACAGGGCTCTGTCCGTTCCACTCCGAGAAGACCCCGTCGTTTTCCGTCGATCCGGAGCGCGGTTTCTTCTACTGTTTTGGCTGCCACGCCGGTGGAGACGTGTTTGACTTCGTGATGCGGATGGGGTCTCTCACCTTTGGGGAAGCGCGCCAGGAGCTGGCCACCCGCGCCGGGGTTCAGCTGGAGGTGCCCGCGGGTGGGGAGCCTGGGGCCGGGGAGCGAGAGCGGCTTCTCCGGGCGGTGGCCGAGGCGGCGGCATTCTTTCGGACGCAGCTGTCGGGGCAAGCCGGCGCCGGTGCGCGGCGCTACCTCGCATCGCGTGGTGTGGAGCCGCGTATGGTGGAGGCGTTCCAGCTTGGACTCGCTCTTTCGGGTTGGGACAACCTGATTCGAGCCCTCCAGCCGAGGGGGTTTGACCCAGCAATCCTCGAGCAAGCCGGTCTGGCGGTTGCCCGCTCCGGAGGCGGAGGGTA
This region includes:
- a CDS encoding aminotransferase class III-fold pyridoxal phosphate-dependent enzyme, producing MDEPGVVSSHVLYRAGPAGRVRAARAAGASIYDVEGRRYLDGSSGPLASNLGHSLPEIVAAITEQLGRMTFAHGSTFSSDAQERAADLVIRFAPPGFTRVFFVSGGSEATETAIKLARQYWVDAGRPRKYKVVSKRASYHGATLGALSASGFAARRAPYDPLLLPFPQIPEVHCRRCPFGLTYGRCQIECATALDDTIRREGADTVAAFIAEPVSGAANGAVVPPPEYFPLIRQICDRHDVLFIADEVMTGFGRTGANFALDHWHVAPDIIVCAKGLGAGYVPVGAVIAHERISEQIFRTSGRFVHGYTYAGNPLAWATAVAVLTYIETHDLVAAARRKGEILRRELETLSPLRGVVEIRGLGLMWGVEFAVPPDHPAASAPGEAVVAAAFRNGLLVYPSGGALPGSTVNQILVGPPLTVTPSEIAELGALLRQSVAEALAR
- a CDS encoding CHC2 zinc finger domain-containing protein; translated protein: MPGVREITDEIRRRVGILDVVSPHVTLRRSGRRYTGLCPFHSEKTPSFSVDPERGFFYCFGCHAGGDVFDFVMRMGSLTFGEARQELATRAGVQLEVPAGGEPGAGERERLLRAVAEAAAFFRTQLSGQAGAGARRYLASRGVEPRMVEAFQLGLALSGWDNLIRALQPRGFDPAILEQAGLAVARSGGGGYYDALRDRVIFPIHDLQGRPVAFGGRVLAEGTPKYLNTRETSLFVKG